From a single Clostridia bacterium genomic region:
- a CDS encoding aldehyde ferredoxin oxidoreductase family protein, translating into MGELKGGYTGKVLRVNLSRREWKVEDLDPVLAKNYIGGAGLGIKLLYDLLAPGVDPLAPENPLIFVPGPLTGTGAPCASRMAVVTRSPLTGAVGMALTGGQFPAELKFAGYDALIVEGSSEAPVYLQIKDGEVRIRSAERLWGLLTTDTQLFIKEEVGDLNTRVACIGPAGEKLSRMAAIINERRAAGRKGVGAVMGSKNLKAIAVRGTQEVPIHDREGFMAGVRNLNRRMRESPSLYSAFAKGGTSIAVDATSVLGILAAKNWAETGVFNPLERVGFQAHDRYTVDRAHCYGCPVGCSQVRLVRSGEYAGLLTEGPEFETIYALGTNVGVDYIPAIIAADRWADEYGLDSMSAGVTIAFAMELYERGIISRQEADGLELNFGNHRAVMEMLRKMAFREGFGDVLADGTRLASQRIGRGSEAYALHIKGLELPAYDVRGAKAHGLNYITSYTGADHNRGYAFQEIFGVPVPEPVDRFAYEGKGRLCKWNQDVRTATCDCPTMCAFLLDQAVVDIALENTANLVSTASGLSFTAEEVMRVGERVNNLARMFNAREGFGRADDTVPRRLMEEPVKAGASAGQRIAREDLDRMLDEYYEARGWDKSTGRPTRAKLLELGLEEAARDLEKLS; encoded by the coding sequence ATGGGAGAACTCAAGGGAGGGTATACCGGCAAGGTCCTGCGGGTCAACCTTTCCCGCCGTGAGTGGAAGGTGGAAGATCTCGACCCCGTGTTGGCGAAGAACTATATCGGGGGAGCCGGACTGGGCATCAAGCTCCTTTATGACCTGCTGGCTCCGGGCGTAGATCCTCTCGCTCCGGAAAACCCGCTCATTTTCGTACCCGGTCCGCTCACCGGAACCGGCGCTCCCTGCGCGAGCAGGATGGCGGTGGTAACCAGGTCGCCGCTCACCGGAGCGGTAGGCATGGCCCTTACCGGGGGGCAGTTTCCGGCGGAGCTGAAGTTTGCCGGGTACGACGCCCTTATCGTAGAAGGGTCTTCGGAAGCACCCGTCTACCTGCAGATCAAGGACGGCGAGGTGCGCATCCGTAGCGCCGAGCGGCTTTGGGGCCTGCTCACCACCGATACCCAGCTATTCATCAAAGAGGAAGTGGGCGACCTCAACACGCGGGTAGCCTGCATCGGGCCCGCCGGAGAGAAGCTTTCCCGCATGGCCGCCATCATTAACGAGCGCCGTGCCGCCGGCCGCAAAGGGGTGGGGGCGGTGATGGGAAGCAAGAACCTCAAGGCCATCGCCGTCCGGGGCACGCAGGAAGTGCCCATCCACGACCGGGAAGGATTTATGGCCGGGGTGCGCAACCTGAACCGGCGGATGCGCGAAAGCCCGTCTCTGTATTCCGCCTTTGCCAAAGGGGGCACCTCCATCGCCGTAGACGCCACCTCGGTGCTGGGCATCCTGGCGGCCAAGAACTGGGCCGAAACCGGCGTGTTCAACCCCCTGGAGCGGGTCGGCTTCCAAGCCCACGACCGCTACACGGTGGACCGCGCCCACTGCTACGGCTGTCCGGTTGGGTGCAGTCAGGTGCGCCTGGTCAGGAGTGGGGAGTATGCGGGTCTGCTCACCGAAGGGCCGGAATTCGAAACCATCTACGCTCTGGGTACCAACGTGGGCGTAGACTATATACCGGCCATAATCGCCGCCGACCGCTGGGCGGACGAATACGGGCTGGACAGCATGTCCGCCGGAGTCACCATCGCCTTTGCCATGGAGCTCTACGAGCGGGGCATAATCAGCCGGCAGGAAGCTGACGGCCTGGAGCTCAACTTCGGTAACCACCGGGCGGTAATGGAAATGCTCCGGAAGATGGCCTTCCGGGAAGGCTTCGGGGACGTCCTGGCCGACGGAACCCGGCTGGCCTCCCAGCGTATAGGGAGGGGTTCGGAGGCTTACGCCCTGCACATCAAGGGCCTTGAGCTTCCGGCCTACGACGTGCGCGGCGCCAAGGCGCACGGTCTCAACTACATCACCTCCTACACCGGCGCCGACCACAATCGGGGGTATGCTTTCCAGGAAATCTTTGGAGTTCCGGTGCCCGAGCCCGTAGACCGCTTTGCCTACGAGGGCAAGGGCCGGCTATGCAAGTGGAACCAGGACGTTCGCACCGCCACCTGCGACTGCCCCACCATGTGCGCCTTCCTTCTGGACCAGGCGGTAGTGGACATAGCCCTGGAGAACACCGCGAACCTGGTAAGTACTGCCTCAGGTCTCTCCTTCACCGCCGAAGAGGTGATGCGGGTGGGCGAGCGGGTGAACAATCTTGCCCGCATGTTTAACGCGCGCGAGGGCTTCGGCAGGGCGGACGACACCGTGCCCCGGCGGCTGATGGAGGAGCCCGTCAAGGCAGGAGCGTCTGCGGGCCAGCGCATTGCCCGGGAAGACCTGGACCGGATGCTTGACGAGTACTACGAGGCCCGGGGATGGGATAAGAGCACCGGCCGGCCCACGCGCGCCAAACTGCTGGAGCTGGGGCTGGAAGAAGCGGCGAGGGATCTGGAGAAACTCTCCTAG
- a CDS encoding iron-containing alcohol dehydrogenase — MAQLISRTSPILFGVGASQETGARVKGLGCQKVLFLTDQGIRKAGIAERMVQDLEAAGLEVTLFDRVPPDPPDHLIEEAAELARRIGVDGLVAVGGGSVMDTAKGVNVLLTNPPPISRYFGVNVAPNPGKILVLIPTTSGTGSEVTAISVVTDTQNNRKIGVIGPYCQASLAIVDPELTAGMPPSLTAATGMDALAHAVEALTSALANPFSDVLAERAISLICRYLPAAVSNGADMEARTNMSLAATLAGIAFNDALPHLGHAIAHVVGARFHVPHGVGCAIALPEVVEFAAEAVPDKVRVVGRAMGVDMPADLPAKAVGEKVAAAIASLRRQVGIPTFGQLQISEAALLEIVPGIMKDDTANFVPRPLTPEIAGEVLRKAYRNYS, encoded by the coding sequence ATGGCGCAGCTCATTTCCAGAACCTCACCGATTCTATTTGGGGTGGGTGCCAGTCAAGAAACGGGTGCCAGGGTCAAGGGGTTGGGGTGTCAGAAGGTACTGTTCCTGACCGATCAGGGAATACGCAAGGCCGGCATAGCCGAACGGATGGTGCAGGATCTCGAGGCCGCCGGCCTGGAGGTCACGCTGTTTGACCGGGTGCCGCCGGATCCGCCCGATCACCTCATCGAAGAGGCCGCAGAGCTCGCCCGGCGGATAGGGGTGGACGGCCTGGTAGCGGTGGGCGGCGGCAGCGTCATGGACACCGCCAAAGGGGTAAACGTCTTGCTTACCAATCCCCCGCCGATTTCGCGGTACTTCGGCGTCAACGTGGCTCCCAATCCGGGCAAGATACTGGTTCTCATTCCCACCACCTCCGGAACCGGCAGCGAAGTTACCGCCATCTCCGTGGTTACCGATACCCAGAACAACCGCAAGATAGGAGTTATCGGCCCGTACTGTCAGGCCAGTCTGGCCATAGTGGACCCCGAGTTAACCGCCGGCATGCCGCCCTCGCTCACTGCGGCTACGGGAATGGATGCCCTCGCCCACGCCGTGGAGGCTCTCACCTCGGCTCTGGCCAATCCCTTCTCCGACGTGTTGGCCGAGCGAGCTATATCCTTGATCTGCCGCTACCTGCCGGCCGCGGTCAGCAACGGAGCGGATATGGAGGCCAGGACCAACATGAGCCTGGCGGCCACCCTGGCCGGCATTGCCTTCAACGACGCCCTGCCCCACCTGGGCCACGCCATTGCCCACGTGGTGGGGGCGCGCTTCCACGTGCCCCACGGGGTGGGTTGCGCCATAGCCTTGCCGGAGGTGGTGGAGTTTGCCGCCGAAGCGGTTCCGGACAAGGTCAGGGTAGTAGGACGGGCGATGGGGGTAGACATGCCGGCAGATCTTCCCGCCAAGGCGGTAGGAGAGAAGGTGGCTGCGGCCATTGCCTCCTTACGGCGGCAGGTCGGGATTCCCACCTTTGGGCAGCTTCAGATCAGCGAGGCCGCACTGCTGGAAATCGTGCCGGGCATCATGAAGGACGATACTGCCAATTTTGTGCCCCGGCCGCTTACGCCGGAGATAGCAGGCGAGGTGCTTCGGAAAGCCTACCGGAACTACTCCTAA